The genome window TATGAGAACTTTTTTTCTTCGGACAAGTCATATTCCAGAGTTGCTCTCAGTTCCGTGGCGCTGCCGTACAGGACGGTGGCGCCGTTCAGCACCCATTCCTTTTTCGTGATATTATATCCGCGAATAATTCCCGCGTGGGAATAGACGCCCGTAAACAGCCGGCGGTGGATGGAGAGATATTCGTTGGGTGAAAAGCTGAAAGACCTTTCGGACAAAATTGCGGCGATCCTGGCGGAGACTATGTCGGCCTCCTCCGTGCGTTTCTCACGGTCCCGGACCGGTTTTTGGGCGTAATAGGTCTGCAGAAGAGCGTTTGCCTCTTCAAAGGAGATCTCGCCTTCTATGTTCCGGACGGCGGTCCGCGCCAGATATTCGGAGGTCTTCAGGCCGTCAACAGCCTGCAGGCCGATGGCCGTATGCCAGGCGTACCCTTTATCCCGTTTGTCCGGTTCGGATTCCCTTATGTATTCTTTGAAAGGATCTTTGGTCACTCGCTTTTGCCTCTGCGCCGGCGCTACACCCCGTAAAACTCCTTGTACCACTCGGCGAAACGCCGCAGGCCTTCCCGCAGGGTGGTGGAGGGCTTGAAGCCAAAGTCCCTCTGCAGGTCGTCCACGTCGGCAAAGGTGACGGGCACGTCGCCTGCCTGCATGGGCACCAGCTTTTTGTGGGCTTCGAAGTCAAAGTCCTCGGGGAGCACCCGGGCTCTCACCAGCTCTTCGGAGAGTATCTGCACGAAGTCCAGCAGGTTCTCGGGGCTGTTGTTGCCTATGTTGTAGACTCTGTAGGGGGGCACGGGCAGTCCGTCCTCGCCGGTCTGTTTTTCCGGCGCCGACTCCATGACCCGCACGACTCCCTCCACTATGTCGTCCACGTAGGTAAAGTCCCGCTTGCAGTTGCCGTAGTTGAATATCTCGATGGTCTTGCCGGCTATGAGCTTGTTGGTAAAGCCAAAGTAGGCCATATCCGGCCGGCCGGCGGGGCCGTACACCGTGAAGAACCTGAGTCCGGTGGAAGGGATCTCGTAGAGCTTGGAATAGGCGTGGGCCATGAGCTCGTTGGCCTTTTTGGTGGCGG of Abditibacteriota bacterium contains these proteins:
- a CDS encoding NAD-dependent epimerase/dehydratase family protein, whose translation is MLPKNVDLAGKSVLVTGAAGFIGSYLVMTLLKKYDRIRVTGYDNLNDYYDVSLKEYRLQEIGRLADSLPGAGWQFVKGDLADKEAVMQLFDGVRPDVVVNLAAQAGVRYSITNPDAYIASNLTGFFNILEACRKYEPEHLVYASSSSVYGTNKKIPYSTGDKVDNPVSLYAATKKANELMAHAYSKLYEIPSTGLRFFTVYGPAGRPDMAYFGFTNKLIAGKTIEIFNYGNCKRDFTYVDDIVEGVVRVMESAPEKQTGEDGLPVPPYRVYNIGNNSPENLLDFVQILSEELVRARVLPEDFDFEAHKKLVPMQAGDVPVTFADVDDLQRDFGFKPSTTLREGLRRFAEWYKEFYGV